The Caulobacter sp. 73W region CTCCAGCGGCGCGTCAGGACGGGCGTAGGCGATGTTCTCGGCGATGGAGCGGTGGAACAGGGCCGGGTCCTGCGGGACCAGGGCGATGGCCTGACGCAGGGAGCCTTGGGTCACCTTGGACACGTCCTGGCCGTCGATCAGGATGCGGCCGCCGTGCAGATCGTAGAGACGCTGGACCAGCTTGACGAAGGTCGACTTGCCGGCCCCCGTGGTGCCGACCAGGGCGACCCGTTCGCCCGGCGCAATGACCAGGGAGAAGTCGTCGTACAGGGGCCGCTCGGCGCCCTTGTAGCCGAAGGTGACGTGGTCGAAGGCGATCATGCCGCGCTCGGGAACGAAGGCGGCGGCGCCGGCGGCGTCGGGCACCTGGGCCTGGTCGCGGGCGTAGGCGGCCACGTCCTGGGCGTCGTCCAGGCCCTTCTGCATCATGCGGACGTTCTCGCCCACATTGCGCAGATAGCCGCTCATCAGCATGAAGGCGGTGATGGCGAAGGCCACGTCGCCGGGGGTGGCGCGGCCCTGGCTCCACAGCCAGACCATCAGGCCCGACAGGCCGGCCTGCAGCGCCACCAGCATCATGCTGTGGATCAGCCAGACATCGACGAAGCGGTTCCAGGTGATGACCACCGCCTTGGCCCAGGCGCTGGTGATCTCGCCCAGGCGGGCCTGCTCGCGCGCTTCGGCGCCGAAGCTCTTCACCGTGGGGTTGGCCGAGACCGCGTCGGCCAGGGCCGCGCCGATCTTGGAATCGAGGGCGGTGGAGCGCAGGTTCGCCGGGCGCACGTACCAGGTGGCGAAGGTCAGGTTGGAGATCAGGTAGAGCGTCACCACCACGAAGGAGAACACGCCCACGATCGGCCAGCGCAGGCCCATCATCACCGACAACCCGACCAGTACGATCACCGCCGGGCCGAGGGTCAGGACCACCGCGTCCGAGGCGCTGTCATAGCCCCACATGGCGCGGGTCAGGCGGCGCACCGTGGCGCCGGCGAAGTTGTCGGCGTGCCAGTCGGCGGAGAAGGACTGGACCCGGCCGAACGCCTCGTCCGTCAGCTCGCGCATGTTGCCGGCGGCCATGACGTTCCAGAACCGGAACGACAGGATGCGGATCAGGGTGAAGCTCAGATAGATGCCGACGAAGAACGCCCAGGCGCGCCAGGCGCCGTCGGCCTGACCGGCCGGGCTCGAAACCGAGTCGACCAGACGGCCCGCCGCCCAGGGAAGGGACAAATCCAGCCCGACGGCGATCAGCATCAGGGTCAGGGCCGAGAAGAACAGCCGCTTGCGACGCAGCCAGAAGCCGCCGACGAAGCCAAGGACCTGCCGGTTGCTCAGGACGCGGCGCGAGCCGTCGTCTTCGTGGTCTTCGATATCGTCGCTCATGGTCGGCGACAGATAGGCGCGCCGTGTGACGGCGTCACGGGGCCGTCGTCACGCCGGCCGGTTTACCGGTCAGCTGTGGTCGAGATGCAACCTGATCAGGCCCTTGGCGGTGCGGGCGACGGAGCGCACCGGGCCGTCGCCGCCCAGGGTGACCCGCGCGCTGCACGAGCCTTCCATCAGCAGCAGCAGACCGTCGGCCAGATCCTCGTCCTTGGCGCCGGCGGCGGCGCACAGCTCGATCAGGCGGCGGTGCATCTCGCGCTTGAAGTTGACGCTGATGACCTGGGCCGGGTGGTCCTTCTCGTGCAGCTCGATGGCGGCGTTGGCCAGGGGGCAACCATGGACGTCCTTTTCGGCGGCCTTGGCCTCGAAAGCGTCGAACAGGGCTTCGAGCTTGTAACGGGCGCAGTCGGGGCAACCGTCGAGGACGGCGTCCCACCAGATCCAGTAGTCCCGCTCCTGCTCGCGCATCACCTCGGCGATCAGGTCGTCCTTGGACGGGAAGTTTCGGTAGAGGGTCATCTTGGTGGCGTCCGCCTCGGCGGCGATGGACTCCACCCCCACGGCGCGGATACCGCGCTCATAGAACATCTCACGAGCGGTCTCGAAGATGCGGTCGCGGGCGGGCCGCTTCGACACGACGTCCACGATCTTTTCCCCCTCAGAAATTCTCGAACCCATTTTTGTGGCCTCATCTTGACGTGAGAGTGACCGGTCAGTATCTCTCGTAACGAGGATACCGAACGGTATCGTCACATAACGTACATCGGCTCTTGTTCGACCAAGGTCAAGCACAGCCGCTGCGACAATTCCACCGCCGCCCTCCGCACAGCCCAGGTCGGAACCAGACAAAACCAGCCCGGACGGACCAATCCGCCGGGAGCGAACCCTTGCACTCTCTCGCCAACGACAAACGCAGGACCTCCCCCATGCGTAACAAGCTGATCTTCAACTCTTTCGCCGTGCTTGCCGCCACGGCCGTACTCGCCGCATGCGGGGCCAAGGCCCAGCAGGAGG contains the following coding sequences:
- a CDS encoding ABC transporter ATP-binding protein, which produces MSDDIEDHEDDGSRRVLSNRQVLGFVGGFWLRRKRLFFSALTLMLIAVGLDLSLPWAAGRLVDSVSSPAGQADGAWRAWAFFVGIYLSFTLIRILSFRFWNVMAAGNMRELTDEAFGRVQSFSADWHADNFAGATVRRLTRAMWGYDSASDAVVLTLGPAVIVLVGLSVMMGLRWPIVGVFSFVVVTLYLISNLTFATWYVRPANLRSTALDSKIGAALADAVSANPTVKSFGAEAREQARLGEITSAWAKAVVITWNRFVDVWLIHSMMLVALQAGLSGLMVWLWSQGRATPGDVAFAITAFMLMSGYLRNVGENVRMMQKGLDDAQDVAAYARDQAQVPDAAGAAAFVPERGMIAFDHVTFGYKGAERPLYDDFSLVIAPGERVALVGTTGAGKSTFVKLVQRLYDLHGGRILIDGQDVSKVTQGSLRQAIALVPQDPALFHRSIAENIAYARPDAPLEDVIAAAKRARAHDFISRLPLGYDTLVGERGVKLSGGERQRVAIARAFLANAPILVLDEATSSLDVETELLVQAATEALMAGRTTIVIAHRLSTIRDADRILVFENGRVVEEGKHAQLKAQGGIYARLNAVAEGTA
- a CDS encoding TetR/AcrR family transcriptional regulator translates to MDVVSKRPARDRIFETAREMFYERGIRAVGVESIAAEADATKMTLYRNFPSKDDLIAEVMREQERDYWIWWDAVLDGCPDCARYKLEALFDAFEAKAAEKDVHGCPLANAAIELHEKDHPAQVISVNFKREMHRRLIELCAAAGAKDEDLADGLLLLMEGSCSARVTLGGDGPVRSVARTAKGLIRLHLDHS